From a region of the Methanolinea sp. genome:
- a CDS encoding NTP transferase domain-containing protein encodes MLALILAGGGGTRLDLGEKPLVTIRGKPMIEYVIDAFTAGGYDVVVVLSKKTPFTQNWCRAREILCIIASGAGYIEDLAEAVDILGIIGPFFTCVADLPCLRPGTIRVIEERYRESGCEACSVWVPRDISGTSGCRSSYSVTINGISACPAGINILRGDLIDRPQEELSLLIPDKSLSFNINTREELALIRTLVREPGNQ; translated from the coding sequence GTGCTTGCACTGATTCTTGCAGGAGGAGGGGGTACCAGGCTCGATCTTGGGGAAAAACCATTGGTTACCATCCGCGGAAAGCCTATGATCGAATATGTCATCGATGCTTTCACGGCCGGAGGATACGATGTGGTGGTGGTTCTCTCAAAAAAGACACCCTTTACGCAGAACTGGTGCAGGGCAAGGGAAATCCTCTGCATTATTGCATCCGGTGCGGGCTACATTGAAGACCTTGCCGAGGCGGTGGATATCCTTGGGATCATCGGTCCATTCTTTACCTGTGTCGCCGATCTCCCCTGCCTCCGTCCTGGAACCATACGGGTGATTGAGGAACGCTACAGGGAGTCAGGATGCGAGGCCTGCTCGGTATGGGTTCCCCGGGACATTTCAGGGACTTCGGGATGCCGTTCGTCATATTCCGTTACCATAAATGGGATTTCAGCCTGTCCGGCCGGAATAAACATCCTCCGGGGCGATCTCATCGACCGTCCCCAGGAGGAGCTGTCCCTTCTCATCCCTGACAAGAGCCTGTCATTTAATATCAATACCAGGGAAGAACTTGCCCTGATCCGGACCCTGGTTCGGGAACCTGGAAACCAATGA
- a CDS encoding ribbon-helix-helix protein, CopG family, which yields MRRITLRLPDQQIDMLQQMVEAGEFPTVSEAVRDAVRQLIEKRASRVIKESDQVSFKV from the coding sequence ATGCGACGTATCACACTCAGACTTCCCGACCAGCAAATCGACATGCTCCAGCAGATGGTGGAAGCGGGGGAGTTTCCAACCGTCTCTGAAGCGGTCCGGGATGCGGTCCGTCAACTCATCGAGAAACGAGCCAGCCGTGTCATAAAAGAGAGTGACCAGGTTTCATTCAAGGTTTAG
- a CDS encoding phosphoserine phosphatase: MLNELIDKRKKILAESEQHKNRRNDLNALASKHARERNALNNQTREFVEDAQKNKDLRDKYNNEVQALKDRRNEINEQANAMFEEIEAFKKEHGGIKNRGLKELQKQIEHLEFRQQTEVFSTDKERELIEKIKQMKESVREQEAELEQNKEIKARINSARDLRKEASELHAKVTEMAELAQKHHDLMVESYRKADKSREEADIAHRNFVEAQETADAEHKYFIACQKELRDYDKVISGLRKKTKKAKVTKEQKAVRKEAEHLFKMFRAGEKLTTDDILLLQRSKLI, encoded by the coding sequence ATGCTGAACGAACTGATTGATAAACGAAAAAAGATTCTTGCCGAGTCTGAACAGCATAAAAACCGAAGAAATGATCTCAATGCGCTGGCGAGCAAACATGCCCGGGAGCGGAATGCATTAAACAACCAGACGCGTGAGTTCGTTGAAGATGCCCAGAAGAACAAGGATCTCCGGGACAAGTACAACAACGAAGTCCAGGCTTTAAAAGACCGGCGGAATGAGATCAACGAACAGGCAAATGCCATGTTCGAAGAGATCGAGGCCTTCAAGAAAGAACATGGCGGCATCAAGAACCGGGGACTCAAGGAGCTCCAGAAACAGATCGAACACCTTGAATTCCGCCAGCAGACAGAAGTCTTCTCCACCGATAAGGAGCGGGAACTTATCGAAAAAATAAAGCAGATGAAGGAGTCGGTGCGGGAACAGGAGGCCGAGCTTGAGCAGAATAAGGAGATTAAGGCCAGGATCAACAGTGCACGCGACCTCCGCAAAGAGGCTTCTGAACTGCATGCCAAGGTAACCGAGATGGCAGAACTGGCCCAGAAACACCATGACCTGATGGTGGAGTCCTACCGAAAGGCCGATAAATCAAGGGAAGAAGCCGATATAGCACACAGGAACTTTGTGGAAGCCCAGGAAACGGCCGATGCCGAGCATAAGTACTTCATTGCCTGCCAGAAAGAGCTCCGCGACTATGACAAGGTGATCTCCGGACTTCGCAAGAAGACAAAGAAGGCCAAAGTCACCAAGGAGCAGAAAGCAGTCAGGAAAGAGGCCGAACATCTCTTCAAGATGTTCCGTGCCGGAGAAAAGCTCACTACCGATGATATCCTCCTCCTGCAGCGCTCAAAACTCATATAA
- a CDS encoding archaeosine biosynthesis radical SAM protein RaSEA, giving the protein MKRRVRGVMEKPLACWEGRDYYQGEALPSLTIILRTGGCRHNRCRMCSYRFERYTGHAPGNLASLLISQLDWVKDHHNLEKVRMVKIYTSGSFFDPDEVPPGVVDAVARLFRGKLVIAETRPEFINAGRLEEFLARVDTGEWETPLMVAMGLETTSDFIREKCIDKGFSWQDFLSAAGVAHASGAGVKAYLLHKPLFLTEHEALVDMEKSIRTVSGFADTISLNPCTVQRHTELESYWKKGAYRPPYLWSVLSLLISAPVFVTCDPVGGGRSRGPHNCGICDREIVRAIRDFSLSNDRELLIDVFEKGCHCRAEWEYILSGEHPYCMPLSG; this is encoded by the coding sequence ATGAAGAGAAGAGTCCGGGGAGTCATGGAAAAACCGCTTGCATGCTGGGAAGGCAGAGATTACTACCAGGGCGAGGCACTCCCTTCGCTCACCATCATCCTCAGGACCGGTGGATGCCGGCACAACCGCTGTCGCATGTGCAGTTATCGTTTCGAACGTTACACAGGGCATGCCCCGGGTAACCTGGCTTCGCTCCTCATCTCTCAACTGGACTGGGTTAAAGACCACCATAACCTGGAAAAAGTCCGAATGGTGAAAATATATACGTCAGGAAGCTTTTTCGATCCTGACGAAGTCCCTCCAGGAGTTGTAGATGCCGTTGCACGGCTCTTCAGGGGGAAGCTGGTGATTGCCGAGACTCGGCCGGAGTTCATCAATGCCGGGAGGCTCGAAGAATTCCTGGCCAGAGTCGACACGGGGGAGTGGGAGACCCCGCTCATGGTAGCCATGGGTCTCGAGACGACCAGTGATTTTATCAGAGAGAAATGCATAGACAAGGGATTTTCCTGGCAGGATTTCCTTTCCGCGGCCGGAGTGGCTCATGCTTCGGGTGCAGGGGTTAAGGCATACCTGCTCCATAAACCCCTCTTCCTCACCGAGCATGAAGCACTCGTCGACATGGAAAAATCAATCAGGACCGTTTCCGGTTTTGCCGATACGATCTCCCTGAACCCCTGCACCGTCCAGCGGCATACCGAGCTTGAATCCTACTGGAAGAAGGGAGCGTATCGCCCGCCGTATCTCTGGAGCGTGCTCTCCCTCCTGATCTCCGCACCGGTGTTCGTGACCTGCGACCCGGTGGGTGGAGGCCGGTCCCGCGGACCACACAACTGCGGGATATGCGATCGCGAAATCGTCCGTGCCATCCGCGATTTTTCACTCTCCAATGACAGAGAGCTTCTAATCGACGTTTTTGAAAAAGGATGTCATTGCCGGGCCGAATGGGAGTATATCCTGTCCGGTGAACATCCGTATTGCATGCCCCTTTCAGGCTGA
- the ftsZ gene encoding cell division protein FtsZ, with protein MQSIINEALKNSEIEKEMKNSANSIDDDFIGQPRILIIGCGGAGNNTINRLHHMGVAGAETIAINTDKQHLDMIQADKRVLIGKSLTKGLGAGGYPDVGKRAAEMARPTLEALLESADLVFITAGMGGGTGTGSAPVVAQIAKDQGAIVVGMVSYPFQVEKARLLRAEDGLEALAAAADSVIVLDNNRLKNFVPNLPLGQAFSVMDQLIGETVKGISETITEPSLINIDYADVRAIMSKGGVAVMLVGESKQQNKAESVVRECLSNPMLDIDYRGATGGLIHITGGSDLTLTDAEDVATSLTYELDPHADVIWGARVRNEMEGKIRVLAIMTGVQTGKILGNRVSYKQVLEKEVRKVGNPKVPQLPKNRKAREFASGGNLLEWVG; from the coding sequence ATGCAGAGCATCATCAATGAAGCGTTAAAAAACTCGGAAATTGAAAAGGAAATGAAAAATTCCGCGAATTCAATCGATGACGATTTCATCGGCCAGCCGCGGATCCTGATCATTGGTTGCGGGGGCGCCGGGAACAACACCATCAACCGGCTCCACCACATGGGAGTTGCCGGTGCAGAGACCATCGCCATCAATACCGACAAACAGCACCTGGATATGATCCAGGCTGACAAGAGAGTATTGATCGGTAAATCGCTCACCAAGGGACTGGGCGCAGGGGGGTATCCCGACGTTGGAAAGCGCGCTGCAGAGATGGCACGTCCAACCCTTGAAGCGCTCCTGGAATCAGCCGATCTCGTGTTCATCACCGCAGGAATGGGCGGGGGGACCGGTACCGGATCAGCTCCGGTTGTCGCCCAGATCGCAAAAGATCAGGGAGCAATTGTCGTGGGAATGGTCAGCTACCCGTTCCAGGTAGAAAAAGCCCGGTTGCTTCGTGCCGAGGATGGACTGGAGGCGCTCGCCGCCGCTGCAGATTCAGTCATCGTCCTCGACAACAACCGGCTCAAGAACTTTGTGCCCAACCTGCCCCTCGGTCAGGCTTTCTCGGTCATGGACCAGCTTATCGGTGAAACCGTTAAGGGGATCAGCGAGACCATTACCGAGCCCTCGCTCATCAATATCGATTATGCCGATGTTCGGGCCATCATGAGCAAGGGGGGCGTTGCGGTGATGCTGGTCGGAGAGAGCAAACAGCAGAACAAGGCTGAGAGTGTTGTCCGGGAATGCCTGAGCAACCCGATGCTCGATATCGACTATCGCGGAGCAACTGGAGGTCTCATCCACATCACCGGTGGAAGTGACCTGACCCTGACCGATGCAGAGGATGTCGCAACTTCGCTCACCTACGAGCTTGACCCGCACGCAGATGTCATCTGGGGTGCGCGTGTCAGGAACGAGATGGAGGGCAAGATCCGCGTCCTTGCCATCATGACCGGGGTACAGACTGGAAAGATACTCGGAAACCGTGTCTCCTACAAGCAGGTTCTTGAGAAAGAGGTCCGTAAGGTTGGGAACCCAAAGGTTCCGCAGCTCCCCAAGAACCGGAAGGCGCGGGAATTTGCAAGTGGAGGTAATCTGCTGGAATGGGTTGGATGA
- a CDS encoding TIGR00300 family protein has product MQVFREIELEGHIIDSGIMTRVFDRIMDKGGNFEILVFDVGKRKTDPSYARLKVNADNPEQLSAILSEIHPYGARLLEEKEATVIPAEGDRIVPKGFYSTTHHPTSVRYSGRLLPVQHIEMDCLIVIDPLEMVARCIPLSKLKKGDLVVVGEEGVQVIPPERPRQVSNFEFMQGTVSPERPSETIIAKVAAEMIDLKRKGGKIALVGGPAIIHTGAARSLATIIRNGYIDVLFAGNALATHDIEFNLYGTSLGMDICTGKPVTGGHKNHLYAISEVMRAGSIRKAVENGVINGGILYECVRRGIPYVLAGSIRDDGPLPDVVTDAIVAQDQIRDHVADCSMVLMIATLLHSVAVGNCLPSYVKTICVDINPSSLTKLMDRGTMHAIGVVSDAGTFLPLLEKQLDLQAARH; this is encoded by the coding sequence ATGCAGGTCTTTCGCGAAATTGAACTCGAAGGGCACATCATCGATTCTGGCATCATGACCCGGGTCTTTGACCGGATCATGGACAAGGGAGGCAACTTCGAGATCCTCGTCTTCGATGTCGGTAAGCGGAAGACTGATCCAAGCTATGCCCGGCTCAAGGTGAATGCCGATAACCCCGAGCAACTCTCGGCCATACTCTCTGAGATCCACCCCTATGGAGCCCGGCTGCTCGAAGAGAAGGAGGCTACTGTCATTCCTGCAGAAGGAGACCGCATTGTCCCCAAGGGGTTCTACTCGACCACCCACCACCCGACCTCGGTGCGGTACAGCGGCAGGCTCCTACCGGTGCAGCATATCGAGATGGATTGCCTGATCGTGATAGACCCGCTGGAGATGGTCGCGCGGTGTATCCCGCTCTCGAAACTTAAAAAAGGCGACCTGGTCGTGGTTGGAGAAGAAGGCGTCCAGGTAATCCCGCCCGAACGGCCCCGGCAGGTTTCGAACTTCGAGTTCATGCAGGGGACTGTCTCTCCGGAACGCCCGAGCGAGACTATTATCGCCAAGGTTGCTGCTGAGATGATCGATCTCAAGCGAAAAGGCGGCAAGATCGCCCTCGTTGGCGGTCCGGCGATCATCCATACCGGTGCTGCCCGCTCCCTCGCCACTATCATCAGGAACGGCTACATAGATGTTCTATTCGCCGGTAACGCATTGGCGACCCACGATATCGAATTTAACCTTTATGGCACGTCCCTTGGTATGGATATCTGTACCGGCAAACCGGTCACCGGTGGTCATAAAAACCATCTCTATGCCATTTCGGAGGTCATGCGGGCCGGATCGATCAGGAAAGCAGTTGAGAACGGGGTGATCAATGGGGGAATATTGTACGAGTGTGTCAGGAGGGGTATCCCGTATGTGCTGGCCGGTTCCATCCGTGATGACGGGCCGCTCCCTGATGTCGTCACCGATGCCATTGTCGCACAGGATCAGATACGGGATCACGTTGCAGACTGCAGCATGGTTCTCATGATCGCCACACTCCTCCATTCTGTGGCGGTTGGCAACTGCCTGCCCTCATACGTCAAGACCATCTGCGTTGATATCAACCCATCATCCCTGACAAAGCTGATGGATCGGGGAACCATGCACGCGATCGGGGTGGTGAGCGATGCCGGCACCTTCCTTCCCCTGCTGGAAAAACAGCTCGACCTGCAGGCGGCCCGGCATTGA
- a CDS encoding histidinol-phosphate aminotransferase family protein gives MTGSFPDKVVHGGKIKQIREDTGRNVIDFSANMNPFVPQISVEYSPDLLAVYPDDRYMALKEVIAGCFRRPVEDIAVGNGSIELIRVFCLATLSPGTHFRTMHPTFGEYELSARLAGALPVSGHEHALVRFICNPNNPTGVLLSRDEVLAMRETTREGYLFVDEAFIELSDPEQSVADVRDPAVFVVRSLTKCFSAPGIRFGYAFGDPDLVSKVETIRPPWSVNAFAEQYALAAFRSYDLLETSRKRITAEREWLVRELSRFDLGIHPSAVNFLLLTFPTDVGPLCSRLLEGGILVRDCHSFGLPDSIRIAVRTRDENRLLIEVLERCLH, from the coding sequence GTGACCGGTTCATTTCCTGATAAAGTTGTGCACGGGGGGAAAATAAAGCAGATCCGCGAAGATACGGGACGGAACGTTATTGATTTTTCCGCAAATATGAACCCGTTCGTTCCCCAGATATCCGTTGAATATTCACCGGATCTCCTTGCAGTATATCCTGATGACCGGTACATGGCTTTAAAAGAAGTCATCGCGGGGTGCTTCAGACGCCCGGTTGAAGACATCGCCGTGGGAAATGGTTCAATCGAGTTGATACGGGTGTTCTGTCTTGCAACCCTCTCTCCTGGCACGCATTTCCGGACCATGCATCCCACCTTCGGGGAATACGAACTGTCCGCCCGCCTTGCCGGAGCGCTCCCGGTTTCTGGGCACGAGCATGCGCTGGTTCGGTTCATCTGCAACCCGAACAACCCCACTGGGGTTCTCCTCTCCAGGGATGAAGTCCTTGCCATGAGAGAGACAACCCGGGAGGGGTATCTCTTCGTCGATGAAGCATTCATTGAACTCTCCGACCCGGAACAGAGTGTCGCCGATGTGCGTGATCCTGCTGTTTTTGTGGTAAGGTCGCTCACCAAGTGTTTCTCGGCCCCCGGAATCAGGTTCGGCTATGCATTCGGCGATCCTGATCTTGTTAGTAAAGTCGAAACCATCCGGCCTCCCTGGAGTGTCAATGCTTTTGCAGAGCAATATGCCCTCGCCGCATTCCGCAGTTACGACCTGCTCGAGACCTCCCGTAAAAGAATTACTGCTGAGCGGGAATGGCTGGTCAGGGAACTCTCCCGGTTCGATCTGGGTATCCATCCGTCGGCGGTCAATTTCCTTTTACTCACCTTTCCTACCGATGTCGGCCCACTCTGTTCCCGGTTGCTTGAGGGGGGTATCCTGGTCAGAGACTGTCACTCCTTTGGTCTTCCTGATTCGATCAGGATCGCGGTCAGGACCCGGGATGAGAACCGTTTGCTCATAGAGGTGCTTGAACGGTGCTTGCACTGA
- a CDS encoding DUF373 family protein, with product MQQGLTLVLCVDRDDDIGFKARIESPVTGRSACLKAANTLALADPEDSDVNAIFQAVQVYDELAAKGERVEIAVVSGNHLHMLEGDRRIAASIDRLVRETGASNCIVVTDGAEDEFVLPLVQSRVPVSGVRRVTVSQLPNLEGTYYLLKKFLNDPKVARLVLVPLGLLMLLYPIAYFLGQTGLALVIVIGAIGIYLLYRGLGVDEIFHGFGDALRTSLSRARFSFITYIAGILLVIISVVMGLMSILLYYAEVGFLIYLLIFVYGGVLWLTLAGIVASAGIVIDNFFHDRTSLGKVIVFPFFIGAIGLIAYGASIYAIAVSNVPDFPYSTANAIQYIFYGTIGGLICALAGMAIQHMVNRYLRGQEGPEIIELV from the coding sequence ATGCAGCAGGGGCTGACACTGGTCCTTTGTGTCGACCGGGATGATGATATCGGGTTCAAGGCAAGAATTGAGAGTCCGGTAACCGGTCGTTCAGCATGTCTCAAAGCTGCAAACACCCTGGCCCTGGCCGATCCCGAAGATTCTGATGTCAATGCTATTTTCCAGGCAGTCCAGGTCTACGATGAACTTGCAGCGAAGGGTGAGCGGGTCGAGATAGCGGTCGTTTCAGGCAACCATTTGCACATGCTGGAAGGGGACCGGAGGATTGCCGCATCAATTGACCGCCTGGTGAGAGAGACAGGGGCATCTAACTGTATCGTGGTCACTGATGGTGCAGAGGACGAGTTTGTACTGCCTCTCGTCCAGTCCCGTGTCCCGGTCTCGGGGGTTCGCCGGGTAACTGTCAGCCAGCTGCCAAACCTGGAAGGGACGTATTATCTGTTAAAGAAGTTCCTCAACGACCCCAAGGTGGCGCGCCTTGTCCTCGTTCCGCTCGGTCTTCTTATGCTGTTGTATCCGATCGCGTATTTCCTTGGCCAGACAGGGCTTGCCCTTGTCATTGTTATCGGTGCGATCGGGATTTATCTCCTCTACAGGGGACTTGGTGTAGATGAGATCTTCCATGGATTCGGCGATGCGCTCCGCACCTCGCTCTCACGGGCAAGATTTTCCTTTATTACCTATATCGCGGGCATCCTTCTGGTCATCATCAGCGTGGTGATGGGGTTGATGAGCATTCTCCTCTACTATGCTGAAGTTGGGTTCCTGATCTACCTGCTGATCTTTGTATATGGCGGGGTGCTCTGGCTCACCCTGGCTGGTATTGTTGCCTCAGCAGGTATCGTGATAGACAACTTCTTCCATGACCGTACAAGTCTTGGCAAGGTCATCGTGTTCCCGTTCTTCATAGGGGCTATCGGGCTGATTGCCTATGGGGCAAGCATCTATGCAATTGCGGTGAGCAATGTCCCCGACTTCCCATACAGCACGGCAAATGCCATCCAGTACATCTTCTATGGAACCATTGGAGGTCTCATCTGTGCACTCGCCGGTATGGCAATCCAGCACATGGTCAACCGGTATCTGCGGGGTCAAGAGGGGCCGGAAATCATCGAGCTTGTCTGA